Proteins from one Staphylococcus sp. IVB6214 genomic window:
- the argF gene encoding ornithine carbamoyltransferase produces the protein MKNLKGRNFLSLLDFSQDDLKFLLDLSETLKHAKYAGLEQQKLKGKNIALIFEKDSTRTRCAFEIAAYDQGAHVTYLGPTGSQMGIKESIKDTARVLGSMYDGIEYRGFSQRIVEELAEYSGIPVWNGLTDEDHPTQVLADFLTAKEVLNKPYDKINFTYIGDGRNNVANALMQGAAVMGMTFHLICPKALNPTDEPLKQCKNIAEKTGGNILVTDDIDEGVKGSDVIYTDVWVSMGEPEEVWEKRIKLLEPYRVTQALIQKTGNPNVIFEHCLPAFHNTDTIIGKEIYEKYGLTEMEVTNEVFESAYSVVFQEAENRVHTIKAMMVATLGE, from the coding sequence ATGAAAAACTTAAAAGGCAGGAACTTTTTATCTCTATTAGACTTCTCTCAAGATGACTTAAAATTTTTGCTTGATTTATCAGAAACTCTGAAACATGCAAAATATGCGGGATTAGAACAACAGAAATTAAAAGGTAAAAATATTGCACTTATTTTTGAGAAAGACTCCACACGTACACGCTGTGCATTTGAAATCGCAGCATATGACCAAGGAGCACATGTCACATATCTTGGTCCAACAGGCTCACAAATGGGAATAAAAGAATCTATCAAAGATACAGCTCGCGTATTAGGTAGCATGTATGACGGTATTGAGTATCGTGGGTTCTCACAGCGAATTGTTGAAGAGTTAGCGGAATACTCTGGCATACCTGTATGGAATGGGTTAACAGATGAAGACCACCCTACCCAAGTGCTTGCAGACTTTTTGACAGCTAAAGAAGTATTAAACAAGCCTTATGATAAAATCAACTTTACATACATTGGGGATGGACGTAATAATGTAGCAAATGCCTTAATGCAAGGGGCTGCGGTAATGGGAATGACCTTCCATCTTATATGTCCTAAAGCTTTAAATCCCACAGACGAACCATTAAAACAATGTAAAAATATTGCCGAAAAAACTGGTGGTAACATTCTTGTTACAGATGATATCGATGAAGGCGTAAAAGGTTCTGATGTTATTTATACAGATGTTTGGGTATCTATGGGTGAACCTGAAGAAGTTTGGGAAAAGCGTATTAAATTATTAGAACCCTATCGTGTGACTCAAGCATTAATACAAAAAACTGGAAATCCAAACGTTATTTTTGAACATTGCCTCCCCGCATTTCACAATACGGATACAATTATTGGGAAAGAAATTTACGAGAAATATGGTCTTACAGAAATGGAAGTAACAAATGAAGTATTCGAAAGTGCGTACTCTGTCGTTTTCCAAGAAGCAGAGAATAGAGTACATACAATTAAAGCGATGATGGTCGCAACATTAGGAGAATAG